A genome region from Triticum aestivum cultivar Chinese Spring chromosome 2B, IWGSC CS RefSeq v2.1, whole genome shotgun sequence includes the following:
- the LOC123040840 gene encoding uncharacterized protein isoform X2 translates to MNHDLLPALGMLIIERLATFDLENWMEINGATCLISKIIEFASCRTKMINISETDQTMLKGSSLKVLRRLTSTKGRFGVALRQKISEHPFLLSNIAEILDESKSSREDREVTAEIIRNLAMSGNTSAEIGHIRLIISRLMYALLRQDAPSSGDTGHLLPMIAGQALAVLAMESSNNCLVMLAEPGHVFIRELTIMIHSESQYRYAAASLLRDMCVQARPVLSNSDLKNISYILREVLEGIMDAEGAELEILLGLSSQVCNVVPEDFARELDCGEIKKRFIKRLVDVLNSNMVPTAHCPGIRRAVVQHAVYMMENKPSYANYFNRCWMMEALVMVECTPSKAENYRLFWGDAGLMEHSIPLSALLARAKRCL, encoded by the exons ATGAACCATGATCTCCTCCCTGCACTAGGCATGTTAATTATTGAGAGGCTTGCTACCTTTGATCTTGAGAACTGGATGGAAATCAACGGAGCAACATGCCTCATCTCAAAGATCATAGAGTTTGCAAGCTGCAGAACCAAAATGATAAATATCAGTGAGACAGACCAAACAATGCTAAAAGGTTCATCATTGAAGGTGCTGAGAAGACTTACAAGCACTAAAGGGAGGTTTGGTGTAGCTCTGCGACAGAAGATTTCAGAACATCCTTTCCTGTTGAGTAACATTGCTGAAATTTTGGATGAAAGCAAGAGCAGCCGTGAAGATAGGGAGGTCACAGCAGAGATCATTAGAAATCTTGCCATGAGTGGAAATACAAGCGCAGAGATTGGGCACATCCGATTGATCATTAGCAGATTGATGTATGCCTTACTCAGACAAGATGCACCATCGAGTGGGGATACAGGGCACCTGCTACCAATGATCGCTGGGCAAGCATTGGCAGTGCTGGCAATGGAGAGTTCCAACAATTGTTTGGTTATGTTAGCGGAGCCAGGGCATGTATTCATCAGAGAACTCACAATTATGATCCATAGTGAGAGCCAGTACAGGTACGCAGCAGCAAGCCTGTTGCGAGATATGTGCGTGCAAGCTCGGCCTGTTCTGAGTAACTCAGACCTGAAGAATATCTCTTACATCCTGCGAGAG GTGTTGGAAGGAATAATGGATGCAGAAGGAGCAGAGCTAGAGATCCTTCTTGGCCTTAGTTCACAAGTATGTAATGTTGTTCCGGAAGACTTTGCCCGAGAACTAGATTGTGGTGAGATTAAGAAAAGATTTATAAAGAGGCTTGTCGATGTGCTTAACTCAAATATGGTACCCACTGCTCATTGTCCTGGAATCAGGAGGGCAGTAGTTCAACATGCAGTATACATGATGGAGAACAAGCCTAGCTACGCAAACTATTTCAACAGATGCTGGATGATGGAAGCACTGGTAATGGTAGAATGCACACCTTCAAAGGCTGAAAATTACAGACTCTTCTGGGGTGATGCAGGACTCATGGAGCACAGCATACCTCTCTCTGCTCTCCTGGCCAGAGCGAAAAGATGTCTATGA